One window of the Klebsiella oxytoca genome contains the following:
- a CDS encoding PhoH family protein has product MNTDTREITLEPADNARLLSLCGPFDDNIKQLERRLGIEINRRDNHFKLTGRPICVTAAADILRSLYVDTAPMRGEIQDIEPEQIHLAIKEARVLEQSAESVPDYGKAVNIKTKRGVIKPRTPNQAQYIANILDHDITFGVGPAGTGKTYLAVAAAVDALERQEIRRILLTRPAVEAGEKLGFLPGDLSQKVDPYLRPLYDALFEMLGFEKVEKLIERNVIEVAPLAYMRGRTLNDAFIILDESQNTTIEQMKMFLTRIGFNSKAVITGDVTQIDLPRSTKSGLRHAIEVLAEVDEISFNFFHSEDVVRHPVVARIVNAYEAWEEADQKRKAELAAERKREAQEQEHK; this is encoded by the coding sequence TTGAATACAGACACTCGCGAAATCACCCTTGAGCCCGCAGACAACGCCCGTCTGCTGAGCCTGTGCGGCCCGTTTGATGACAACATTAAACAGCTGGAACGCCGTCTCGGCATCGAGATTAACCGTCGTGACAACCACTTTAAACTGACAGGTCGGCCGATTTGCGTCACCGCTGCGGCCGATATCCTGCGCAGTCTGTACGTCGATACCGCGCCGATGCGCGGCGAAATCCAGGATATCGAACCGGAGCAAATTCATCTGGCAATCAAAGAAGCCCGCGTTCTGGAGCAAAGCGCCGAAAGCGTGCCGGACTACGGCAAAGCCGTCAATATCAAAACCAAGCGTGGGGTTATTAAGCCGCGTACGCCGAATCAGGCGCAGTACATCGCCAATATTCTTGACCATGATATTACCTTCGGCGTCGGCCCTGCCGGGACCGGGAAAACCTACCTGGCGGTCGCCGCAGCGGTAGACGCGCTGGAGCGCCAGGAGATCCGCCGTATTCTTCTGACCCGTCCGGCGGTAGAGGCCGGCGAAAAACTGGGCTTCCTGCCCGGCGATCTGAGCCAGAAAGTGGATCCATACCTGCGTCCGCTGTATGACGCGTTGTTTGAGATGCTTGGCTTCGAGAAGGTTGAAAAGCTTATCGAGCGTAACGTCATTGAAGTCGCGCCGCTGGCCTATATGCGCGGTCGTACGCTAAACGATGCGTTTATTATTCTTGATGAAAGCCAGAACACGACTATCGAGCAGATGAAAATGTTTCTGACTCGTATCGGCTTTAACTCCAAAGCGGTCATCACCGGCGACGTCACGCAGATTGACCTGCCGCGCAGCACCAAATCCGGCCTGCGCCACGCGATTGAAGTCCTGGCGGAAGTCGATGAGATCAGCTTTAACTTCTTCCACAGCGAAGACGTCGTGCGCCATCCGGTGGTCGCCCGCATCGTTAACGCCTATGAAGCATGGGAAGAAGCGGACCAAAAACGTAAAGCAGAACTGGCCGCCGAGCGCAAACGCGAAGCCCAGGAACAGGAGCATAAATGA